Genomic window (Gelria sp. Kuro-4):
CGGTCGTTCATGTACCGCAGGAAATCCGTTGCCACCAGGTTATCGGCATCAAAAATAACAACGGCATCGTACTGCCGCCGTAAGCTGAAGAGCTGCCGGAACATCCATTCCAGCGCGTGGCCCTTGCCCTTTTTCGTTTGGTTGTAGCGTTCGTAAACCTGCGCGCCCTGCTTGCGGGCAATGGCGGCCGTACGGTCGGTGCAGTTGTCCGCGACGACGAAAACATCGTAGAGTTCGCGCGGGTAGTCCAGGAGAAACAAGTTTTCAACCAGCGGTCCAATCACCGCCTCCTCATTATGCGCTGCCACCACCACTGCGAAGGATTTCTCCGCTGGGCGGTGCTCTTCTTCACGCCGCAGCCGGAAACCGAACAGGGCGAGAAATAAGTAGTAAAAAGAGAAGAAAATGGTGATGAGCTGCAGGGGGACCATAATCACGTCAAAAGGGTGGCGCAACACCAAAACCCCTCCTTTCCCCTTGCCAGATCTGAGTATAGTTATCTTCTGGCAGCTTGTCAACATTTTCACCGGTTGGCAGGTCTTCCTTCGCCTGTCCGGGTTCGGCGGCATCACCATGTCCCGGGTTGCTCGTCCGATCCCCGCAGGCAAACTCCGCCCGCAGCCGCCAGCCCGCCTTATAATGATTCGCCCGCGGCCCCGGCTTTCCGTCGCAGAGATTCCGCCTCGCGGCGGACACCGGGCCTTAGGCCGGCGGCCGCCGCTCGTTCGCCGTTCGGGACTTCCACCCCATAGACAGCGCCCATACCGGGCGCACAAAAAACCGCCCCACGAGGGGCGGCTTGAGCACCTGCCTTCCTAAGCCTGCGGCCCGGCCTTTAATACTGCCGCCGGAACGGTGCCGAACTTCTCGACATTGGCGGCAAAGCGGGCCGCCAGAGCGCGGGCTGTCCGCGCGTAAGCCTCTTTATCCTCCCATGCCTCCTGCGGCCGCAGCACCTGCGCCGGGACACCGGGACAGCTTTGCGGTACCAAAACCTTGAAGATGGGGTCCGGGGTGCAGGGTACATCGCGCAGTTGGCCGCTTACCGCCGCCCGCACCATGGCGCGGGTGTAGGCCAGGTTCATGCGCTGCCCCACCCCGTAGGAGCCGCCTGACCAGCCGGTGTTCACCAGGTAAACATCGGTACCGTGCCGGTCGATGCGCCGGCCCAATAGTTCTGCATACACCGTAGGCGCGAGCGGCAGGAAGGGCGCCCCGAAGCAGGTCGAAAAAGTGGCCTGAGGTTCGGTGACACCGCGCTCGGTACCCGCCAGTTTGCTGGTATAGCCGGAGATAAACTGATACATGGCCTGCTCGCGGGTGAGCCGGGCAATGGGCGGCAACACCCCAAAGGCATCGGCCGTGAGGAAGATTATCGTGCGCGGGACGCCTCCCGTACCGCTCAGCACCGCGCCGGGGATGTGATCCAGGGGGTACGCCGCGCGCGTATTCTCAGTAAGGCTGTCGTCGGCGTAGTCCGGCAGGCGTGTCGCCGGATCCAGCACAACGTTTTCCAGAACTGTCCCAAAGCGGATGGCCCCCCAGATTTGCGGCTCGTGCTCTTGGGAGAGCCGGATGCACTTGGCATAGCAGCCGCCTTCAAAATTAAAGATGCCCTCGTCAGACCAGCCGTGCTCATCGTCGCCGATGAGGAAGCGCTGCGGGTCGGCGGAGAGGGTGGTCTTACCGGTGCCCGAGAGGCCGAAAAACAGGGCTACGTCGCCGTCTTCGCCCTGGTTGGCGGAGCAGTGCATGGAAAGGACACCCTTAAGGGGCAGCAGGTAGTTCATGACGGTAAAGACGGATTTCTTGATCTCCCCGGCGTAAGAGGTGCCGCCGATGAGCACCAGCCGCCGCTCAAAATCGAGCACAATGAAGGCCTCGGAGTTGGTCCCGTCCAGCGCCGGGTCGGCCTTGAACCCGGGGGCCGCAATGATGGTGAAGCCGGGCTCGTGGGCCTTTAGTTCCTCCGCCGTGGGCCGCCGGAACAGCTGGTGCGCGAAGAGGTTTTGCCAGGCCAGCTCGTTCACCACGCGGATGGGCAGCCGGTAGCGTGGGTCGGCGCCGGCGAAACCATCGAAGATGAAGAGCTCGCGCTGCTCGAGGTAAGCCAGGAGGCGCCGGTAGAGCCGCTCAAACCGCTCCGGCTCAAAAGGGGCGTTGTTTCCCCACCAGATGCGGTCGTGCAGTGCCGGCCTGTCCACTACGAACTTGTCGTGGGGTGAACGTCCGGTGTATTTGCCGGTGGCGACGCGCAAGGCACCGCCGGCGGTGAGCACGCCTTCGCCCCGGTGCAGGGCCGCCTCCACCAGTTCCGCCACGGAAAGGTTGCGGTGGACCTGCCCCGGGTGGTTGAGGCCCAGGTCTGCCAGCCCGTAGTCGGATTTATGCATCTGAACCGCCCTTTCTTGTATATTGTATACTTTAGAACCTCCAATAAAACTCCAATTAGGATTCGCCAGCCGGGCTGGAATTCCTGCTTTCTTTGTTACTGTTTTATTCCACACCTTCCCCCGACAGCGCCTGTAGAGCCGCTTCATAAGCCGCCAGGTCGGCCGCCGAGTAAAGCACCAGCCGCACCTCGGCAAAAGCTCCCGGGTACCCGTCTAAAAAGTCGCGCACAGCACCCAGAGCGACGGCCGCTGCCCGGCCGATGGGAAAACGGTAGGCGCCGGTGCTAATCGAAGGAAAGGCGATTGACCTCAGGCCCTTCTCCCGGGCCAGGCGCAAGCTGTTGGTGTAAGCCTGGCGCAGCAGCTCCGCCTCGCCCCGCTCGCCGCCGTACCAGACCGGACCTACCGTGTGTATGACGTAACGGGCCGGGAGGTTGCCGCCCGTCGTGATGACAGCCTGCCCGGTGGGGCAGCCGCCCTGCCGGGCGCGGATGGCGAGGCACTCTTCATGCAGCTTGGGTCCCGCTGCGCGGTGAATAGCCCCGTCCACGCCCCCGCCGCCCAAAAGACTGCTGTTGGCGGCGTTGACAATGGCGTCCGTCTCCTGCCGCGTGATATCCCCCTGTACCAGCAGCACCCGCGTGCCGCTCCATGTTACCTCCATGTGGTCTCACTCCTTTCGGCTACAGCTCCTTTTCCAGAAAAACCCCGGCGCGTTCGTTGCCGTTGTAATCCGCGCAGGGCCGAAAGCCGCTGCGCCGGTAGAGGGCGAGCGCTGCCGTAAGGTCGGGGCGGGAGTCCAGTTTCATGCGCCTGTACCCGGCCCGGCGGGCAAACTCCAGGGCGGCGTCAACGAGCAGCCGACCCAGCCCTCGGCCGCGGTAGGCCCCCCGGACGAACATCCGCTTCAGCTCACAGGTGTCTGCCGTAAGCGGCCGTACCGCTGCCGTCCCCACAGGCTCCCCGTCCTGGGTTACCGCCAGGAAAAAGGCGGCCTGGGGCGGGGCATAGTAGGCCGCCGGATCCACCAGGTCGGCATCCAGCCGTGCCGGGTCGAAGCTGAGCCCGAGCTCGGCCAGATACTCGCGCATCAGCGTCCGCGCTGCTTCGCCCTCACCTGCCGCAAGGGTGCGTATCCGAAAACCGGTCACCCCCACCACCTCCCAGTGTTAAGACCGGCCCGCCGCGGCCTTAACCGCTCGGGCCACCGCCGGCGCCACCCGGGGATCGAAGGGATCAGGCAGGCAGTGTTCTGCGTTCAGCTCTCCCCCCACCAGGCCCGCCAGCGCCCGGGCCGCAGCGATTTTCATTTCTTCTGTTATCTGCGGGGCGCGCGCATCCAGCGCTCCTCGAAACACGCCGGGAAAGGCCAGCACGTTGTTGACCTGGTTGGGAAAATCGGAGCGCCCGGTGCCCACCACGGCAGCGCCGGCCGCCTTGGCTTCTTCCGGCCAGATCTCCGGTACCGGGTTGGCCATGGCGAACACCACCGCCCGGGCCGCCATGGTACGCACCATGTCCGCCGTGAGGACCCCGGGTGCCGACACGCCGATGAACACATCGCGCCCGCGCACGGCCCGGCTTAAGTCCCCGCGCACGCACTCCTTATTGGTCATCGCTGCCAGCTCTTCTTTAATGCCGCTGTTGCCCGGCCGGCCTGGATAGAGGGCACCGGCGCGGTCGCAAAGGATCACATCGCCGACCCCCACCCGCTTGAGCAGCCGCGCAATAGCCACCCCGGCGGCGCCGGCACCGTTTATCACCACGCTCGCCTCGGCCAGGCTCTTTTCCACCACCTGCAGGGCATTGAGCAGGCCGGCCGCAACGACGATGGCCGTGCCGTGCTGGTCGTCGTGGAAAACCGGGATGGGAAGCTCGGCTTTGAGCCGCTCCTCAATGGTAAAGCAGCGCGGCGCGCTGATGTCCTCCAGGTTGATGCCGCCAAAGGTGGGAGCGATCAGTTTTACCGTCTCCACGATGGCGTTCACGTCCTTGGTGGCGAGGCACAGGGGAAAAGCGTCCACGCCGGCAAAGGCCTTAAAGAGTACAGCCTTCCCTTCCATCACCGGCAGGGCCGCCTCCGGGCCGATGTCCCCCAGTCCCAGCACGGCGCTGCCGTCGGTTACTATCGCCACCAGGTTGCCGCGCGCTGTGTACGTGTAAACCTCCTCCGGGCGGGTGGCGATAACCCGGCAGGGTTCGGCTACGCCCGGTGTATAGGCTAGGCTGAGGTCCGCCCGTGTCCTCAGCGGGACCTTGCTTTCCACGCTGATCTTGCCCTGCCTTTCCCGGTGCAAAGCCAGGGCCGCTTCCTGCACATCCATGCTGCAACCTCCATCCGGCTACCATTTTGCTCTCGCCTTGTTATTTTCTCGTCGGCCGCAGTTTTTCCTGCCTGAACCTACCTAGCACCCGCTACTTTTCTACAACTTCTGACAGAAATAAAAGTTGTATGCTGTACCCCTGTTATAGTATACTTATGCTCAGAGAAAATGCCTGGAGGTGAAGCGCGTGCCTTGGAACCTGACCCATCCCGACCTGGCACCACTCGCCCGCTTTTTTGCCCCGACCAACCTTACGGTGGCAGCGGTTCCCCTCAGTGAAACGTACCGCGGCAAGGAGCCGTATGTTGTCTACGCTCACCTGCCCCAGCCCCTTGCCGGCCCGGTGGTGGCGCTGCTGCGCGGTGGGCCGAAAGCCAGTGAAATCCTGCACTTTTTGGCTCACCTGGGCCTCAATGTCCTGGAGCTCTGGCACATCAGGAGCCTGCCCGAGAAGGATGACCTCTTTTACAGCGAACTGGTACCCGAAGCGCTGGAGATGTTCAGCGAGGTGAAGGTGCGTTCCTTCCCGCCCCAGCCGCTGGAAAGACTGCTGTCCCAGCAGCCCGCCGGATTGGTGGTTGCGGGGCGGCCCCGGCGCGAAGAGGCCCGGGCCCGCTTCTGCGCGCGCCTCGCCAGCCTGCCGGTGAACGTGGCGGTGGTGGATATTCAAGAGCCTCTGCCGGATTTCAGCGGCAGCGAAGGCCCGGTGACCCTGCAGCACCCCCCGATCCCGGTGTTCCCCTGGAATTCCTTCCCGCTTTCCCAACTCCTCAGGCGCAAACGCAGCCAGGGACTTAAAGTGGCAGCCGCCCTGCCCACCCTAAACGAAGAAGCCACCGTGGCCAAGGCGCTCAGCGCCGCCCTGGAGGTGAAGGCGCAGGGGCTCCTCGATGAGGTGTTCGTGGTGGATTCGGCGTCCACCGACCGCACCGCAGAGATAGCCACCGGGCTGGGCGTGCCGGTGTACCAGGCGGCAGGAGTGGGGCCGGAGCTGCCGCCCGCGCGCGGGAAGGGCGAAAACCTCTACAAGTCCCTTTTTCTTACCGACGCCGATATCATCCTCTGGGTAGACACAGATATCGAAACCATCACCCCCAGTTTCTTCACCGCTCCCTTGGCACCCCTTTTCGCCGGTCCCGGGATTCAACTGGTCAAGGGCTTCTTCAAACGGCCGGTGCGCGTTACCGAGCAGGGCACGGCCTTAGGCGGCGGCCGCGTCACCGAGCTTTTGGTCAAACCCTTTCTAAACCTCCACTACCCCGGCCTGGCCAGCCTGGTGCAGCCGCTTTCCGGAGTAACCGCCATCCGGCGCCGGGCGGCAGAAGAGTTCTTCTTCCCCGATCACTACGGCGTGGAGATCGCCCTGCTGCTCCAAGCCTACCGCCGCTGGGGCCCGCAGGCGCTGGCCCAGGTGGATGTGGGGGAGGTCATCCACAAGTCCAAGAGCCTTGAGGGGCTTACCGAGATGTCCTTTCAAATCCTCCAAACCGTACGCGACCTGGACGCCGTCCCTACACCCGGCCGTCGCCAGGACCTTTTTCTGCGGGCTTACGATGAAGAGCGCAGCGTCACCCTGGTGGCCAAGGCCCTGCCCATCTCCTGGCGGCCGCCGAAAAGCGCGCTGGGGGCCGCGCTTGACCGGGGATTGAGCGCGGATGGTGTCCTGGGAGCTTCCTAGTTCCGCGTGAAGCCGCTGTTCACTGGATAAAAACAGGTAAGGACGATTGACAGTACCGGACGGACTCGGCTAGAATGAGAACCATATTAGGAGTGTACCTAGGGTTCCGCGCCGTCAGGCGGCCGCGACCGAGCGGTACAAACCAGGCTGGGCCTGGTACACCGTGGGTGGAAAATACCCGAGCGGAAAGTCCTAAGCGATGCTTAGTTTGCCGCTCGGGTTTTATTTTCAGCCCAGGCAGGGGGGTGAACGTCAAAGGCTTCTTCATTAATCGCAGGGGGAAAGCCCCATCCACCAACGCCGAGTACAAAGAAAGGAGAAACCCGTATGCAACTCACCCCCATCTTGGCCTTAAGTATTGTTCTTACCATCTTCGCCGTCGGTGACGTGGTAGCCATCAAAACTAAAGCCATCCTCTCTATGCTCTTCGTCAGTTCCGTCCTCCTCCTCCTCGGTTACTGGTCCGGTATCCCGGGCAACCTGCTGCCCCAATCGCAGCTGGTGGGCATCGGCAGCGTCCTGGTAGGCCTGCTCATCACCCACATGGGCACCTTGATGAAGGTGCGCGATCTCCTGCAGCAGTGGAAAACCGTCCTCATCGCCGCCGGTGCCGTGGCCGGCATCGGTATCTTTGTCTTTCTCGTCGGTTCGCCGCTTTTCGGCCGCAACGTGGCTGTGGTCGCCGCGCCCCCCATCTCCGGCGGCGTGGTGGCAGCGCTCATCATGTCTGAGGCGGCGAAGGCCAAAGGGTTTGCCGACCTCTCCCTCCTCGCCACCATGCTCCTGGTCGCCCAGGGTTTCATCGGTTACCCCTTAAGTTCAATCCTGCTGACGCGCGAAGCGCGGCGCATTGTGTCGCAGCCCGAACTGGTGCGCGTCGCACAGGAAACAGCCGTCGGTGCCGAGGGCGCGGTGGACAAAGGCGCCTTCGGGTTCCGCCTCCCCCAGATTCCCAAAGAGTACCAGACAAACTTCGTGCTCTTGGCCAAGCTCTCCCTGGTGGCCTATGCCGCGGTGCTAATCGCCGGACTCTTCAACAACGTCATTCATCCCCTGGTCGTCAGCCTCGTCGTTGGTATCATCGCCCGCGAAATCGGGCTTCTCGAAGACAACATCTTTGAAAAGGCGAACGGCCTGGGCCTGGCCATGGCCGGGCTCTTGGCGGTGGTCTTCGGCAACCTGGCCTCGGCCACGCCCGCCATGGTGACCAAGCTGCTCGCCCCCCTTGCAGGCACCTTGGTTTTAGGCGTCATCGGCATCGGTCTCTTCTCTTTTGTC
Coding sequences:
- the pckA gene encoding phosphoenolpyruvate carboxykinase (ATP), which codes for MHKSDYGLADLGLNHPGQVHRNLSVAELVEAALHRGEGVLTAGGALRVATGKYTGRSPHDKFVVDRPALHDRIWWGNNAPFEPERFERLYRRLLAYLEQRELFIFDGFAGADPRYRLPIRVVNELAWQNLFAHQLFRRPTAEELKAHEPGFTIIAAPGFKADPALDGTNSEAFIVLDFERRLVLIGGTSYAGEIKKSVFTVMNYLLPLKGVLSMHCSANQGEDGDVALFFGLSGTGKTTLSADPQRFLIGDDEHGWSDEGIFNFEGGCYAKCIRLSQEHEPQIWGAIRFGTVLENVVLDPATRLPDYADDSLTENTRAAYPLDHIPGAVLSGTGGVPRTIIFLTADAFGVLPPIARLTREQAMYQFISGYTSKLAGTERGVTEPQATFSTCFGAPFLPLAPTVYAELLGRRIDRHGTDVYLVNTGWSGGSYGVGQRMNLAYTRAMVRAAVSGQLRDVPCTPDPIFKVLVPQSCPGVPAQVLRPQEAWEDKEAYARTARALAARFAANVEKFGTVPAAVLKAGPQA
- a CDS encoding O-acetyl-ADP-ribose deacetylase; its protein translation is MEVTWSGTRVLLVQGDITRQETDAIVNAANSSLLGGGGVDGAIHRAAGPKLHEECLAIRARQGGCPTGQAVITTGGNLPARYVIHTVGPVWYGGERGEAELLRQAYTNSLRLAREKGLRSIAFPSISTGAYRFPIGRAAAVALGAVRDFLDGYPGAFAEVRLVLYSAADLAAYEAALQALSGEGVE
- a CDS encoding GNAT family N-acetyltransferase, yielding MTGFRIRTLAAGEGEAARTLMREYLAELGLSFDPARLDADLVDPAAYYAPPQAAFFLAVTQDGEPVGTAAVRPLTADTCELKRMFVRGAYRGRGLGRLLVDAALEFARRAGYRRMKLDSRPDLTAALALYRRSGFRPCADYNGNERAGVFLEKEL
- a CDS encoding NADP-dependent malic enzyme, whose amino-acid sequence is MDVQEAALALHRERQGKISVESKVPLRTRADLSLAYTPGVAEPCRVIATRPEEVYTYTARGNLVAIVTDGSAVLGLGDIGPEAALPVMEGKAVLFKAFAGVDAFPLCLATKDVNAIVETVKLIAPTFGGINLEDISAPRCFTIEERLKAELPIPVFHDDQHGTAIVVAAGLLNALQVVEKSLAEASVVINGAGAAGVAIARLLKRVGVGDVILCDRAGALYPGRPGNSGIKEELAAMTNKECVRGDLSRAVRGRDVFIGVSAPGVLTADMVRTMAARAVVFAMANPVPEIWPEEAKAAGAAVVGTGRSDFPNQVNNVLAFPGVFRGALDARAPQITEEMKIAAARALAGLVGGELNAEHCLPDPFDPRVAPAVARAVKAAAGRS
- a CDS encoding glucosyl-3-phosphoglycerate synthase; amino-acid sequence: MPWNLTHPDLAPLARFFAPTNLTVAAVPLSETYRGKEPYVVYAHLPQPLAGPVVALLRGGPKASEILHFLAHLGLNVLELWHIRSLPEKDDLFYSELVPEALEMFSEVKVRSFPPQPLERLLSQQPAGLVVAGRPRREEARARFCARLASLPVNVAVVDIQEPLPDFSGSEGPVTLQHPPIPVFPWNSFPLSQLLRRKRSQGLKVAAALPTLNEEATVAKALSAALEVKAQGLLDEVFVVDSASTDRTAEIATGLGVPVYQAAGVGPELPPARGKGENLYKSLFLTDADIILWVDTDIETITPSFFTAPLAPLFAGPGIQLVKGFFKRPVRVTEQGTALGGGRVTELLVKPFLNLHYPGLASLVQPLSGVTAIRRRAAEEFFFPDHYGVEIALLLQAYRRWGPQALAQVDVGEVIHKSKSLEGLTEMSFQILQTVRDLDAVPTPGRRQDLFLRAYDEERSVTLVAKALPISWRPPKSALGAALDRGLSADGVLGAS